Proteins encoded within one genomic window of Granulicella pectinivorans:
- a CDS encoding efflux RND transporter periplasmic adaptor subunit, with amino-acid sequence MENTATQSSLGTREIETLSAEPNSVLHEEVSSGGRGHVHTGPRSEESGPAPAANRTGLTIGLVIVAVLLGAAIFEGIHARAKDRSELNDATQVAAVPTVFVTKPSGGSAAQEITLPGNTQAFTDTPIYARTSGYLRHWYADIGAHVRKGQLLADIETPELDQQLLQAQAELLSVKANMDLAQTTSVRWQGLLEKHAVSKQETDQVVSDYAAKQAAYASSQANVRRLQELQSYERVLAPFDGIITARNTDIGALIGTGSGSTPKELFHEAAVGKLLVYVAVPEVYADKIRDGQQVTITQDANPGQIIEGTISRNSNAIDQTSRTLNVQVGVDNASGQLKPGAYVFVHMKLPSSGTHTFTIPSNTLLFRAEGLRVGVVRNGVVTLVPITIGHDFGSTVEVTSGLSPDDQIVLDPSDSLISGTKVDAKPAKKESAL; translated from the coding sequence ATGGAAAACACGGCAACGCAGAGTTCACTTGGCACGCGCGAGATCGAAACCCTCTCGGCGGAGCCTAACAGCGTACTGCACGAAGAGGTCAGCTCCGGCGGACGTGGCCACGTCCATACGGGACCGCGCTCGGAGGAGTCCGGTCCCGCGCCGGCGGCCAATCGTACCGGTCTCACCATCGGTCTGGTCATCGTCGCCGTGCTGTTGGGCGCGGCCATCTTCGAAGGGATTCACGCGCGTGCTAAGGACCGCTCGGAACTCAACGATGCGACGCAGGTCGCGGCGGTGCCGACCGTGTTCGTGACGAAGCCCAGCGGCGGCTCGGCCGCGCAGGAGATCACGCTGCCCGGCAACACGCAGGCGTTTACGGACACGCCCATCTACGCGCGCACCAGTGGATATCTGCGCCACTGGTACGCCGACATCGGCGCACACGTCCGCAAGGGACAACTGCTCGCCGACATCGAAACGCCGGAGCTCGATCAGCAGCTTCTACAGGCGCAGGCAGAGTTGCTCAGCGTCAAGGCCAACATGGATCTCGCGCAGACCACAAGCGTTCGCTGGCAGGGGCTTCTCGAGAAACACGCCGTCTCCAAGCAGGAGACCGATCAGGTGGTCAGCGACTATGCCGCCAAGCAGGCCGCTTACGCCTCCAGCCAGGCCAACGTGCGCCGCCTGCAGGAACTGCAAAGTTATGAGCGCGTCCTTGCTCCCTTCGACGGCATCATCACGGCGCGTAACACGGACATCGGTGCCCTGATCGGCACGGGCTCGGGAAGCACGCCGAAGGAGCTCTTCCACGAGGCCGCCGTCGGCAAGCTGCTGGTCTACGTCGCCGTGCCTGAGGTCTATGCCGATAAGATTCGCGATGGTCAGCAGGTCACGATCACGCAGGATGCGAACCCCGGGCAGATCATCGAGGGAACGATCTCGCGCAACTCGAATGCGATCGACCAGACGAGCCGCACCTTGAACGTGCAGGTCGGCGTCGACAATGCAAGCGGCCAGTTGAAGCCGGGCGCCTACGTCTTCGTGCATATGAAGCTGCCTTCGAGTGGTACCCATACGTTTACGATTCCTTCGAACACGCTGCTCTTCCGTGCTGAAGGACTCCGTGTGGGCGTGGTGCGCAACGGCGTCGTCACGCTCGTGCCTATTACGATCGGCCACGACTTCGGCAGCACGGTCGAAGTCACTTCGGGGCTCAGCCCGGACGACCAGATCGTGCTCGATCCGTCGGATTCGCTGATCAGCGGAACCAAGGTGGATGCCAAGCCCGCCAAGAAGGAGAGCGCGCTGTGA
- a CDS encoding efflux transporter outer membrane subunit codes for MTPVRSTLATLSLAAVLISGCREVGPNYTRPAAVPVAPSLDQFKEAGPSTFKDSDGWTVAQPNDQALRGKWWEIFGDPQLNVLEEQVDPANQTLAAAEANFRASRANIKFRKADQAPTVSVGPSAGAVRDSANQPYFNTARADNGEGNFSIPFDLNYEIDLWGRIRRSVRASKEQAQASAADMETVRLSLHAELALDYFGLRSSDAQAKLLGDTVQAYQQALQLTQDRYDGGAAPLSDVTQARTVLQTAQVQQTDVLIQRAQYEHAIAVLTGKAPASLTIEASPVTVAPPAIPEIPGALPSQLLERRPDIASDERRMAAANEQIGIAQAAFYPTLSLSAAAGVTGTSLINLFSGPSRFFAVGSTLDQTLFDHGRRQATKDITTAQYDETVANYRQTSLTAFQQVEDNLAALRVLEREAAQQHAATESAEESLNLFKIRYEGGVDTYLQVITWQTSALQNERNDIDITRRRLEASVLLIKALGGGWNTQQLPKF; via the coding sequence GTGACGCCCGTTCGAAGTACACTCGCAACCCTCAGCCTTGCCGCCGTGCTCATCAGCGGATGCCGTGAGGTTGGCCCGAACTATACCAGGCCTGCTGCCGTGCCGGTTGCTCCTTCGCTCGACCAGTTCAAAGAGGCAGGTCCTTCGACCTTCAAGGACTCCGACGGCTGGACGGTCGCGCAGCCCAACGACCAGGCCCTGCGTGGCAAGTGGTGGGAGATCTTCGGCGACCCGCAGTTGAATGTGCTCGAAGAGCAGGTCGATCCCGCGAACCAGACGCTCGCCGCCGCCGAAGCGAACTTCCGCGCATCCCGCGCCAATATCAAGTTCCGCAAGGCCGATCAGGCTCCGACAGTTTCGGTTGGTCCCAGTGCAGGTGCGGTGCGCGACTCGGCCAACCAGCCCTACTTCAACACCGCGCGTGCCGACAATGGCGAAGGTAACTTCAGCATCCCCTTCGATCTCAACTACGAGATCGATCTCTGGGGTCGCATCCGCCGCAGTGTTCGCGCCTCGAAGGAACAGGCCCAGGCCAGCGCCGCCGACATGGAGACGGTCCGGCTCAGCCTTCATGCGGAGCTTGCTCTCGACTACTTCGGCCTTCGCTCCTCCGATGCCCAGGCCAAGCTCCTCGGCGATACCGTCCAGGCGTATCAGCAGGCATTGCAGCTTACGCAGGATCGCTACGACGGCGGAGCCGCCCCTCTCTCAGACGTCACGCAGGCCCGCACCGTCCTCCAAACCGCACAGGTCCAGCAGACCGACGTGCTCATCCAACGTGCGCAGTATGAGCATGCCATCGCCGTTCTCACCGGCAAGGCACCCGCATCGCTGACGATTGAAGCATCTCCCGTCACGGTCGCGCCGCCCGCCATCCCGGAGATCCCCGGAGCGCTTCCTTCGCAGCTTCTCGAGCGCCGTCCTGACATCGCCTCCGACGAGCGCCGCATGGCTGCCGCTAACGAACAGATCGGCATCGCCCAGGCTGCCTTCTATCCCACGCTCAGCCTCTCGGCCGCCGCGGGCGTGACCGGTACTTCGCTCATCAATCTCTTCTCCGGCCCGAGCCGCTTCTTCGCCGTGGGCTCGACGCTCGACCAGACGCTCTTCGATCACGGACGCCGTCAGGCCACGAAGGATATTACGACGGCGCAGTACGACGAGACCGTCGCAAACTATCGCCAGACCTCGCTCACCGCCTTCCAGCAGGTGGAGGATAACCTCGCTGCTCTGCGTGTTCTGGAGCGCGAAGCCGCCCAGCAGCACGCCGCAACGGAGTCCGCCGAGGAATCGCTTAACCTCTTCAAGATTCGCTACGAGGGTGGTGTTGATACTTATCTCCAGGTCATCACCTGGCAGACCTCCGCGCTCCAGAACGAGCGCAACGACATCGACATCACGCGTCGTCGTCTCGAAGCCAGCGTGTTGCTCATCAAGGCTTTGGGCGGCGGATGGAACACGCAGCAACTGCCGAAGTTCTAA